One part of the Humulus lupulus chromosome 9, drHumLupu1.1, whole genome shotgun sequence genome encodes these proteins:
- the LOC133801401 gene encoding probable mediator of RNA polymerase II transcription subunit 19b isoform X3, which produces MDLEAKSFGRGLRELGGAVDLINQYKLRPHYEFFCRMPIPPSISGTQYLHNVVGNLEICKGEGMEFDQLFENGAFLRKRDACIHPFNLNVLADAFHMRDGTSVNLSLAEKGIPTTVAKLKSELNEKEKKRKRLNSKIKATKDCNKHKSLHKNKTCQKEKDYDFSCGSNLEDLRKQGEKRGGQRDYWSNLR; this is translated from the exons ATGGATCTTGAAGCCAAAAGCTTTGGACGTG GGCTGCGGGAACTTGGTGGTGCTGTTGATCTCATAAATCAGTACAAACTTAGGCCTCATTACGAATTTTTTTGCAGAATGCCCATTCCTCCATCAATATCTGGGACCCAGTATTTACATAATGTGGTTGGAAACCTTGAAATCTGTAAAGGGGAAGGGATGGAATTTGATCAGCTCTTTGAAAATGGCGCATTTTTGCGAAAAAGAGATGCATGTATTCATCCTTTTAATCTGAACGTCCTAGCTGACGCCTTTCATATGAGGGATGGCACTTCTGTTAACCTTTCTCTT GCAGAGAAAGGGATTCCTACTACTGTGGCAAAGCTTAAGAGTGAGTTGAATGAAAAGGAAAAGAAACGCAAAAGGCTCAATAGCAAGATTAAAGCAACTAAGGATTGTAATAAGCACAAATCCCTGCACAAGAATAAAACTTGTCAGAAGGAAAAAGATTACGACTTTTCTTGTGGCTCTAATCTTGAGGACTTAAGGAAACAAGGAGAGAAG AGAGGAGGACAGAGAGACTACTGGAGTAATTTGAGATGA
- the LOC133801401 gene encoding probable mediator of RNA polymerase II transcription subunit 19b isoform X4, whose protein sequence is MDLEAKSFGRGLRELGGAVDLINQYKLRPHYEFFCRMPIPPSISGTQYLHNVVGNLEICKGEGMEFDQLFENGAFLRKRDACIHPFNLNVLADAFHMRDGTSVNLSLAEKGIPTTVAKLKSELNEKEKKRKRLNSKIKATKDCNKHKSLHKNKTCQKEKDYDFSCGSNLEDLRKQGEKVNEHGRRDGS, encoded by the exons ATGGATCTTGAAGCCAAAAGCTTTGGACGTG GGCTGCGGGAACTTGGTGGTGCTGTTGATCTCATAAATCAGTACAAACTTAGGCCTCATTACGAATTTTTTTGCAGAATGCCCATTCCTCCATCAATATCTGGGACCCAGTATTTACATAATGTGGTTGGAAACCTTGAAATCTGTAAAGGGGAAGGGATGGAATTTGATCAGCTCTTTGAAAATGGCGCATTTTTGCGAAAAAGAGATGCATGTATTCATCCTTTTAATCTGAACGTCCTAGCTGACGCCTTTCATATGAGGGATGGCACTTCTGTTAACCTTTCTCTT GCAGAGAAAGGGATTCCTACTACTGTGGCAAAGCTTAAGAGTGAGTTGAATGAAAAGGAAAAGAAACGCAAAAGGCTCAATAGCAAGATTAAAGCAACTAAGGATTGTAATAAGCACAAATCCCTGCACAAGAATAAAACTTGTCAGAAGGAAAAAGATTACGACTTTTCTTGTGGCTCTAATCTTGAGGACTTAAGGAAACAAGGAGAGAAG
- the LOC133801401 gene encoding probable mediator of RNA polymerase II transcription subunit 19b isoform X2: MDLEAKSFGRGLRELGGAVDLINQYKLRPHYEFFCRMPIPPSISGTQYLHNVVGNLEICKGEGMEFDQLFENGAFLRKRDACIHPFNLNVLADAFHMRDGTSVNLSLAEKGIPTTVAKLKSELNEKEKKRKRLNSKIKATKDCNKHKSLHKNKTCQKEKDYDFSCGSNLEDLRKQGEKMMQVNEHGRRDGS; this comes from the exons ATGGATCTTGAAGCCAAAAGCTTTGGACGTG GGCTGCGGGAACTTGGTGGTGCTGTTGATCTCATAAATCAGTACAAACTTAGGCCTCATTACGAATTTTTTTGCAGAATGCCCATTCCTCCATCAATATCTGGGACCCAGTATTTACATAATGTGGTTGGAAACCTTGAAATCTGTAAAGGGGAAGGGATGGAATTTGATCAGCTCTTTGAAAATGGCGCATTTTTGCGAAAAAGAGATGCATGTATTCATCCTTTTAATCTGAACGTCCTAGCTGACGCCTTTCATATGAGGGATGGCACTTCTGTTAACCTTTCTCTT GCAGAGAAAGGGATTCCTACTACTGTGGCAAAGCTTAAGAGTGAGTTGAATGAAAAGGAAAAGAAACGCAAAAGGCTCAATAGCAAGATTAAAGCAACTAAGGATTGTAATAAGCACAAATCCCTGCACAAGAATAAAACTTGTCAGAAGGAAAAAGATTACGACTTTTCTTGTGGCTCTAATCTTGAGGACTTAAGGAAACAAGGAGAGAAG